The following proteins are co-located in the Brachybacterium sacelli genome:
- a CDS encoding YraN family protein → MTTRELGRAGEDLAAEHLVACGWQILERNLQLSQGELDIVALAHTTLVFVEVKTRRTFVTGVPQAAVTAAKLRRLRRLAGEYLMERSTPHRDVRIDVVAVLAHLDGTFSLEHLEAV, encoded by the coding sequence ATGACCACGAGAGAGCTGGGCCGGGCAGGGGAGGACCTCGCCGCCGAGCACCTCGTGGCCTGCGGCTGGCAGATCCTCGAGCGCAACCTGCAGCTGTCCCAGGGTGAGCTCGACATCGTCGCGCTGGCCCATACGACGCTCGTCTTCGTCGAGGTCAAGACCCGCCGCACCTTCGTCACGGGTGTCCCGCAGGCCGCCGTCACCGCCGCGAAGCTGCGACGGCTGCGACGGCTCGCGGGGGAGTACCTCATGGAGCGCTCCACCCCGCACCGCGATGTCCGCATCGACGTCGTCGCTGTCCTTGCGCACCTCGACGGGACCTTCTCCCTCGAGCATCTCGAAGCGGTGTGA
- the rplS gene encoding 50S ribosomal protein L19, with product MQKLDELDKASLREDVPDFRAGDNVKVHVKVIEGNRSRIQVFQGYVIGRQGHGVGETFRVRKISFGVGVERVFPVHAPTVDKIEVVTRGDVRRAKLYYLRNLTGKKARIKEKRTHS from the coding sequence ATGCAGAAGCTCGATGAGCTCGACAAGGCGTCCCTGCGCGAGGACGTCCCCGATTTCCGCGCCGGCGACAACGTCAAGGTGCACGTGAAGGTCATCGAGGGCAACCGCTCTCGTATCCAGGTCTTCCAGGGCTACGTCATCGGCCGTCAGGGCCATGGCGTCGGCGAGACCTTCCGCGTCCGCAAGATCTCCTTCGGCGTCGGCGTCGAGCGCGTGTTCCCCGTGCACGCCCCGACCGTCGACAAGATCGAGGTCGTCACCCGTGGCGACGTGCGTCGCGCGAAGCTGTACTACCTGCGCAACCTCACGGGCAAGAAGGCCCGCATCAAGGAGAAGCGCACTCACTCCTGA
- a CDS encoding tyrosine recombinase XerC, with protein MTRESEPPPAAVVSAFAEHLRLERGRSEHTVRAYCREATGLLEHLRTVERLDLEELDVAALRSWLAARSETGAASSTLARSAAAARTFTTWLATTGRIEQDVGGRLKAPRRGRHLPTVLSGDQAAGLLDGVNAAGAPERDAEAAGEPPAGPAAGRVPDPAAGSDPAEDPVQQAIVLRDAAVLELLYSSGLRVSELVALDRAGIDRSQGTVRVRGKGDKERIVPVGIPALDAVQRWEQDGRPVLAARERRPAAAQDPGRHREAGGGGGALFLGARGGRLGDRAVRTLIDRYAVRAGIAKHVTPHTLRHSAATHLVEGGADLRSVQDFLGHSSLATTQIYTHVSAERLRRTIDQAHPRA; from the coding sequence ATGACGCGCGAGTCGGAGCCGCCCCCGGCGGCGGTGGTGTCCGCTTTCGCCGAGCACCTCCGTCTCGAACGGGGCCGCTCGGAGCACACCGTGCGGGCATACTGCCGCGAGGCCACGGGACTGCTCGAGCACCTGCGCACCGTCGAACGCCTCGACCTGGAGGAGCTCGACGTGGCCGCGCTGCGATCCTGGCTGGCGGCCCGTTCGGAGACCGGCGCCGCATCCAGCACCCTGGCCCGCTCGGCCGCCGCAGCGCGCACCTTCACCACCTGGCTCGCCACCACCGGACGCATCGAGCAGGACGTCGGTGGACGTCTGAAGGCGCCGCGCCGGGGCCGCCATCTGCCCACCGTGCTCTCCGGAGACCAGGCCGCGGGCCTGCTTGACGGCGTGAACGCGGCCGGCGCCCCGGAGCGCGACGCCGAGGCGGCCGGGGAGCCCCCTGCCGGACCGGCAGCGGGCCGTGTTCCCGACCCCGCAGCGGGTTCCGACCCGGCCGAGGACCCCGTCCAGCAGGCGATCGTGCTGCGCGACGCCGCCGTGCTCGAGCTGCTCTACTCCTCGGGCCTGCGCGTTTCCGAGCTGGTCGCGCTGGACCGCGCCGGCATCGACCGTTCCCAGGGCACCGTCCGGGTCCGTGGCAAGGGGGACAAGGAGCGCATCGTGCCGGTCGGGATCCCCGCGCTCGATGCCGTGCAGCGGTGGGAGCAGGATGGTCGTCCCGTCCTCGCCGCCCGTGAGAGGCGTCCGGCCGCTGCGCAGGATCCAGGTCGTCATCGGGAGGCCGGCGGCGGGGGAGGAGCGCTGTTCCTGGGGGCGCGCGGTGGCAGGCTCGGGGACCGTGCCGTGCGCACCCTGATCGATCGCTACGCGGTCCGGGCCGGCATCGCCAAGCACGTCACCCCGCACACCCTGCGTCACAGCGCCGCCACCCACCTGGTCGAGGGCGGGGCGGACCTGCGCAGCGTCCAGGACTTCCTCGGGCACTCCTCACTGGCGACCACGCAGATCTACACGCACGTCAGCGCTGAGCGCCTGCGCCGCACGATCGACCAGGCCCACCCCCGCGCTTGA
- the rimM gene encoding ribosome maturation factor RimM (Essential for efficient processing of 16S rRNA) translates to MNTLDVTIATIGRAHGLRGEVALTLRTDQPEERLRPGTTFEVPADGGARTLTVTRTRLQQDRWYVAFDEVTDRTDAESLRGKDLALAVDSAEEADEDPDAWYPSQLKGLTVRHVDGHELGTVLGVDHYPAQDLLVVRTRDRRRVQLPLVQQLVPEVDLAEGIVVADPPGGLFEALPEDEQGPEPETSAPPARPQE, encoded by the coding sequence ATGAACACCCTGGACGTCACGATCGCCACCATCGGGCGCGCCCACGGCCTGCGCGGCGAGGTCGCACTGACCCTGCGCACCGATCAGCCCGAGGAGAGGCTGCGCCCCGGCACGACCTTCGAGGTCCCGGCCGACGGGGGAGCGCGCACCCTCACCGTGACGCGCACCCGTCTCCAGCAGGACCGCTGGTACGTCGCCTTCGACGAGGTCACCGACCGCACCGATGCGGAGTCGCTGCGCGGGAAGGATCTCGCACTGGCCGTGGACTCCGCGGAGGAGGCCGACGAGGACCCCGACGCCTGGTACCCCAGCCAGCTCAAGGGTCTGACCGTGCGCCACGTCGACGGCCACGAGCTCGGCACCGTGCTGGGCGTGGACCACTACCCGGCCCAGGACCTGCTGGTGGTCCGCACCCGCGACCGCAGGCGCGTCCAGCTGCCGCTGGTCCAGCAGCTGGTGCCCGAGGTGGACCTCGCCGAAGGGATCGTGGTCGCAGATCCTCCCGGCGGGCTCTTCGAGGCGCTGCCGGAGGACGAGCAGGGGCCCGAACCCGAGACCTCCGCGCCGCCCGCGCGGCCTCAGGAGTGA
- the rpsB gene encoding 30S ribosomal protein S2: MAVVTMRQLLESGVHFGHQTRRWNPKVRRFIFTERNGIYIVDLMQTLSYIDKAYEFVKQTVAHGGTVLFVGTKKQAQESIQEQATRVGMPYVNQRWLGGMLTNLQTVSARVNRLKELEQIDFEDVAASGRTKKELLMMRREKDKLEKTLGGIRDMGKAPSAVWIVDTNKEHLAVDEAQKLNIPVVAILDTNCDPDEIAYPIPGNDDAIRSVTLLTRVVADAVAAGLQERHAKASGAEGGEKNVSAVAAEPLAEWEQELLKQSEVQQQDAPAEESVAAEAAETAEEPAGISAEAPAQAADNAPASDAAAEAVAEEKSSEEKSSEAPAAE; encoded by the coding sequence ATGGCAGTCGTCACCATGCGCCAGCTCCTGGAGAGCGGCGTCCACTTCGGTCACCAGACCCGTCGGTGGAACCCGAAGGTCCGTCGCTTCATCTTCACGGAGCGCAACGGCATCTACATCGTCGACCTCATGCAGACCCTGTCGTACATCGACAAGGCCTACGAATTCGTCAAGCAGACCGTCGCCCACGGCGGCACCGTGCTGTTCGTCGGCACCAAGAAGCAGGCTCAGGAGTCCATCCAGGAGCAGGCCACCCGCGTGGGCATGCCCTACGTGAACCAGCGTTGGCTGGGCGGCATGCTCACCAACCTGCAGACCGTCTCCGCCCGCGTGAACCGTCTCAAGGAGCTCGAGCAGATCGACTTCGAGGATGTGGCCGCCTCCGGCCGCACCAAGAAGGAGCTGCTGATGATGCGCCGCGAGAAGGACAAGCTGGAGAAGACCCTGGGCGGTATCCGCGACATGGGCAAGGCTCCGTCCGCCGTGTGGATCGTGGACACCAACAAGGAGCACCTGGCCGTCGACGAGGCGCAGAAGCTCAACATCCCGGTCGTCGCGATCCTGGACACCAACTGCGACCCCGACGAGATCGCCTACCCGATCCCCGGCAACGACGACGCGATCCGCTCCGTCACGCTGCTGACCCGGGTGGTGGCCGACGCCGTCGCCGCTGGTCTGCAGGAGCGCCACGCCAAGGCCTCCGGCGCCGAGGGCGGGGAGAAGAACGTCTCCGCCGTCGCCGCCGAGCCGCTGGCCGAGTGGGAGCAGGAGCTGCTGAAGCAGTCCGAGGTCCAGCAGCAGGACGCACCGGCCGAGGAATCGGTCGCCGCGGAGGCCGCAGAGACCGCCGAGGAGCCGGCCGGCATCTCCGCCGAGGCTCCGGCCCAGGCGGCCGACAACGCCCCCGCGTCGGACGCCGCCGCCGAGGCGGTCGCCGAGGAGAAGTCCTCCGAGGAGAAGTCCTCCGAGGCCCCCGCCGCCGAGTGA
- a CDS encoding ribonuclease HII: MTPTIPTLDLELALAMRCGPGRRVVVGLDEVGRGALAGPVAMGACALEIVDGRTPALPEGVRDSKSLTARRREALVEPILAAVHAGAVGWASAAEIDEVGIIGALTRAALRALESLGVEPDAILLDGDADVLSAALVRPDRPAPRVELRVAADRDCASVSAASVLAKVARDAHMVGLDGLAPEYCWASNKGYGSAAHREAIERLGAHEHHRRSWRLGGTAPTPVVVEPASSPAGVLWGDQWPLQQKEERR; encoded by the coding sequence GTGACGCCGACGATCCCCACCCTCGACCTCGAGCTCGCGCTGGCCATGCGCTGCGGGCCGGGCCGACGCGTCGTCGTCGGCCTCGACGAGGTCGGACGCGGCGCCCTGGCAGGTCCCGTCGCGATGGGGGCCTGTGCCCTCGAGATCGTCGACGGGCGCACCCCCGCGCTGCCCGAGGGGGTGCGCGACTCGAAGTCGCTCACCGCCCGCCGCCGTGAGGCGCTGGTGGAACCGATCCTCGCGGCGGTGCACGCCGGTGCGGTCGGGTGGGCGAGCGCCGCCGAGATCGACGAGGTCGGCATCATCGGGGCCCTGACCCGGGCCGCCCTGCGGGCCCTCGAGTCCCTGGGCGTCGAGCCCGATGCGATCCTCCTGGACGGCGACGCCGACGTGCTTTCCGCCGCGCTGGTCCGCCCGGACCGGCCGGCCCCGCGGGTCGAGCTGCGGGTCGCGGCTGACCGGGACTGCGCGAGCGTCTCCGCCGCCAGCGTGCTGGCGAAGGTCGCGCGCGACGCCCACATGGTCGGCCTCGACGGTCTCGCGCCCGAGTACTGCTGGGCGTCCAACAAGGGGTACGGCTCGGCCGCGCACCGGGAGGCCATCGAGCGTCTCGGCGCCCACGAGCACCACCGTCGCAGCTGGCGGCTGGGCGGCACGGCCCCGACACCCGTCGTCGTCGAGCCGGCATCCAGCCCCGCTGGCGTACTGTGGGGCGACCAGTGGCCGCTGCAGCAGAAGGAGGAGCGCCGGTGA
- the lepB gene encoding signal peptidase I — protein MTRDAQSGRRRPHLVVAAAVCVALLLVGTGAVRHFVVRPFRVPSASMEPALVAGDVILADRSTRAAATRGEVVVFDGTGYFAPSAADGDRYWVKRVIAVGGDRVSCCDDDGAITIDGVPLEEPYLAPGTTPSEIEFDLRVPDGRMFVLGDNRSDSTDSRHLLGAPGGGMIPVDRVVGEVERIVWPLTRRSSL, from the coding sequence ATGACCCGAGACGCGCAGTCCGGACGGCGGCGGCCCCACCTGGTGGTGGCCGCCGCCGTCTGCGTCGCGCTGCTCCTCGTCGGCACCGGGGCGGTGCGGCACTTCGTGGTCCGCCCGTTCCGCGTGCCGTCGGCCTCCATGGAGCCGGCCCTCGTCGCCGGCGACGTGATCCTGGCCGATCGCTCCACCCGCGCAGCCGCGACCCGCGGGGAGGTGGTCGTCTTCGACGGCACCGGGTACTTCGCGCCCTCCGCGGCCGACGGGGACCGGTACTGGGTCAAGCGGGTGATCGCCGTCGGCGGCGACCGGGTGAGCTGCTGCGACGACGACGGGGCGATCACGATCGACGGGGTCCCGCTCGAGGAGCCGTATCTCGCCCCCGGCACGACGCCCAGCGAGATCGAGTTCGATCTGCGAGTGCCGGACGGCCGCATGTTCGTGCTCGGCGACAATCGCTCCGACTCCACCGATTCACGGCATCTGCTCGGCGCTCCGGGCGGCGGGATGATCCCCGTGGACCGGGTGGTGGGCGAGGTCGAGCGCATCGTGTGGCCTCTCACTCGCCGAAGCTCGCTCTGA
- a CDS encoding DUF2469 domain-containing protein encodes MSAQDLENYESDLELQLFREYRDVVSLFTYVVETERRFYLANQVDLQVRSGGGEVFYELRLADVWVWDIYRSNRFVRSVRVVTFKDVNIEELNKPDISLP; translated from the coding sequence GTGAGCGCGCAGGATCTCGAGAACTACGAGTCCGACCTCGAACTCCAGCTGTTCCGCGAATACCGCGACGTGGTGAGCCTGTTCACCTACGTCGTCGAGACCGAGCGGCGCTTCTACCTCGCCAACCAGGTGGACCTGCAGGTCCGCTCCGGGGGCGGCGAGGTGTTCTACGAGCTGCGGCTGGCCGACGTCTGGGTCTGGGACATCTACCGCTCCAACCGCTTCGTCCGCTCCGTGCGGGTGGTGACGTTCAAGGACGTCAACATCGAGGAGCTCAACAAGCCGGACATCTCCCTGCCCTGA
- the dprA gene encoding DNA-processing protein DprA → MTPSKSTTPKDDAADRTARITWSLIAEPSDPVALLARSMLGPCEALVLAREGTDTELTSRLGGDLPADAAEPGAPHQRSRRALARWRARLGEVDVDAVSEAAARRRIRILTPADAEWPTPLEDLQETGPHCLWVQGPGRLDELVGARCAAIVGSRASTPYGEDAAMTFGAELAARGGTVVSGGAYGIDAAAHRGALAADGGATVAVLAGGLDRLYPQGNTDLLERIRERHLVLSEAPPGTAPTRWRFLARNRLIAALGQAVLVVEASWRSGALSTARLADHLSRPVGAVPGPITSAASAGCHRVIRERGAVLVTEPSELLDLLPGGPAAGDGSFAVQDELELLSASDRRVLDAVPPRSSLGIARIAREVGFSQPEVDAALARLALLGLVVTAGDRARRARPAP, encoded by the coding sequence ATGACCCCCTCGAAGTCCACGACGCCGAAGGACGATGCGGCGGACCGCACGGCCCGGATCACCTGGTCGCTGATCGCCGAACCCTCCGATCCGGTCGCGCTCCTTGCCCGCAGCATGCTCGGCCCCTGCGAAGCCCTGGTCCTCGCCCGTGAGGGCACGGACACGGAGCTGACCTCCCGGCTCGGCGGCGATCTCCCCGCCGATGCCGCCGAGCCGGGTGCCCCGCACCAGCGGTCGCGCCGGGCCCTGGCCCGCTGGCGAGCCCGCCTGGGCGAGGTCGACGTCGATGCCGTCAGCGAGGCCGCCGCACGCCGCCGGATCCGCATCCTCACCCCGGCGGATGCGGAGTGGCCGACACCGCTCGAGGACCTGCAGGAGACGGGCCCTCACTGCCTGTGGGTGCAGGGCCCCGGCCGTCTCGACGAGCTCGTCGGCGCCCGCTGCGCCGCGATCGTCGGCTCGCGGGCCTCGACCCCTTACGGGGAGGACGCGGCCATGACCTTCGGGGCGGAGCTCGCCGCCCGTGGCGGCACCGTCGTCTCCGGAGGCGCCTACGGGATCGACGCGGCCGCGCACCGCGGCGCACTCGCGGCGGACGGCGGGGCGACCGTCGCCGTGCTGGCCGGCGGGCTCGACCGGCTCTACCCGCAAGGGAACACCGATCTGCTCGAACGCATCCGGGAACGCCACCTCGTCCTCAGCGAGGCGCCTCCGGGGACCGCCCCCACCCGGTGGCGCTTCCTGGCCCGCAATCGCCTGATCGCGGCGCTCGGCCAGGCCGTACTGGTGGTCGAAGCGTCCTGGCGCTCCGGGGCGCTGTCCACCGCCCGCCTGGCCGACCACCTCTCGCGACCGGTCGGCGCGGTGCCCGGGCCGATCACCTCCGCCGCGAGCGCCGGCTGCCACCGCGTGATCCGCGAGCGGGGAGCAGTGCTGGTCACCGAGCCGTCCGAGCTGCTCGACCTGCTGCCCGGCGGTCCGGCCGCCGGGGACGGCAGCTTCGCGGTCCAGGACGAGCTCGAACTGCTCAGCGCGTCCGATAGACGGGTCCTGGACGCCGTGCCGCCGCGCTCGAGTCTCGGCATCGCCCGGATCGCTCGGGAGGTCGGCTTCTCGCAGCCCGAGGTCGACGCAGCCCTGGCACGCCTCGCTCTGCTGGGACTGGTGGTGACGGCGGGGGACCGCGCGCGACGCGCCCGTCCGGCCCCCTGA
- a CDS encoding YifB family Mg chelatase-like AAA ATPase — protein MGHARTLSVSLTGLDGTLVEVEADVSPGLPAFSLVGLPDSSTLQARERVRAAAARSGARLAQRRITVNMTPAWQPKRGSGFDLAIAMAVVDAQGDLLVHVPGDTVLLGELGLDGRVRPVPGVLPALLAARDLGITRAVVPEQNLSEARLVEGIEVDGAADLTGLLHRFGADVPPSPARQALQLAVPPSEDDRTRAAAPPDFADVIGQAQARRAAEVAAAGGHHLLLTGPPGAGKTMIASRIPGVLPELDVDDSLAVSAIRSLSGRFDAGGGLCRTPPFESPHHTATTAAIVGGGSGLALPGAISRAHAGVLFLDEAPEFSARVLEALREPLETGDITLHRARAVTRYPARFQLVLASNPCPCGQAVGKGAGCSCTALQKRRYRGRLSGPVMDRVDMQVQVGPVDLHRTAEVEAEPTAVIADRVAAARERQRLRFEGLPWLTNAHLPGPRLRRDFAPEPSQRRLLDHAVAQGRLTLRGHDRVLRLAWTLADLDGADRPDAEHIGHALTLREGEPR, from the coding sequence ATGGGCCACGCACGCACCCTCTCCGTGAGCCTCACCGGGCTCGACGGGACGCTGGTCGAGGTCGAGGCCGATGTCTCCCCGGGACTGCCGGCGTTCTCTCTCGTGGGCCTGCCCGACTCCTCCACGCTGCAGGCGCGCGAGCGGGTGCGGGCCGCCGCCGCGCGCAGCGGTGCCCGTCTCGCCCAGCGACGGATCACGGTGAACATGACCCCGGCCTGGCAGCCCAAGCGCGGCTCCGGCTTCGATCTCGCCATCGCGATGGCAGTCGTGGACGCCCAGGGTGACCTCCTGGTCCACGTCCCGGGCGACACGGTGCTGCTGGGGGAGCTCGGTCTCGACGGGCGCGTCCGTCCCGTCCCGGGGGTGCTGCCGGCGCTGCTGGCCGCGCGCGATCTGGGGATCACCCGCGCCGTCGTGCCCGAGCAGAACCTGTCGGAGGCACGGCTCGTGGAGGGGATCGAGGTCGACGGCGCCGCGGACCTCACCGGCCTGCTGCACCGCTTCGGGGCCGACGTCCCACCCTCCCCGGCGCGCCAGGCGCTCCAGCTGGCCGTGCCGCCGAGCGAGGACGACCGGACCCGCGCCGCCGCCCCGCCGGACTTCGCCGATGTCATCGGGCAGGCCCAGGCGCGTCGGGCCGCCGAGGTCGCCGCCGCCGGCGGGCATCATCTGCTGCTGACCGGGCCGCCCGGGGCCGGGAAGACCATGATCGCCTCCCGGATCCCCGGGGTCCTTCCCGAGCTGGACGTCGACGACTCCCTGGCCGTCTCGGCGATCCGCTCGCTCAGCGGCCGCTTCGACGCCGGCGGCGGGCTGTGCCGCACGCCCCCGTTCGAGAGCCCGCACCACACCGCCACCACCGCCGCGATCGTCGGTGGAGGATCCGGTCTCGCGCTGCCCGGGGCGATCTCCCGCGCTCATGCCGGGGTCCTCTTCCTCGACGAGGCCCCCGAGTTCTCGGCCCGGGTGCTCGAGGCACTGCGCGAACCGCTCGAGACCGGGGACATCACCCTCCACCGGGCCCGCGCGGTGACCCGCTACCCGGCACGGTTCCAACTGGTCCTGGCGTCCAACCCGTGCCCCTGCGGCCAGGCCGTCGGCAAGGGCGCGGGGTGTTCCTGCACGGCTCTGCAGAAGCGGCGGTACCGGGGGCGGCTCTCCGGCCCCGTGATGGACCGCGTCGACATGCAGGTCCAGGTCGGGCCCGTGGATCTCCACCGCACGGCGGAGGTGGAGGCCGAACCCACCGCGGTGATCGCCGACCGAGTGGCCGCGGCACGGGAACGGCAGCGACTGCGGTTCGAGGGCCTGCCCTGGCTCACCAATGCCCACCTGCCCGGGCCACGACTGCGCCGCGACTTCGCCCCGGAGCCGTCCCAGCGCCGCCTGCTCGACCATGCCGTCGCGCAGGGACGGCTGACCCTGCGCGGTCACGACAGGGTGCTGCGCCTGGCCTGGACCCTCGCCGACCTCGACGGAGCCGACCGCCCTGATGCCGAGCACATCGGCCACGCCCTCACCCTGCGCGAAGGAGAACCGCGATGA
- the trmD gene encoding tRNA (guanosine(37)-N1)-methyltransferase TrmD: MRLDVITLFPDYLAPLELSLIGKARREGLVDLVVHDLRDHTHDRHRTVDDTPLGGGAGMVMKPEPWAEAFAAVRDRGQEGLGADVEPLIVFPNPAGTPFVQATAQEWSHCEWIVFACGRYEGIDERVYEHLADAGYEIALASLGDYVLNGGEVAVLAMTEAVVRLVPGVVGNAESLVEESHSDGMLEYPLYTRPAAWHDPVGVVREAPGILLSGDHGRIAAWRREQSVLRTGRRRPDLLGPADGDGAPD; the protein is encoded by the coding sequence GTGCGCCTCGACGTCATCACCCTCTTCCCGGACTACCTCGCCCCGCTCGAGCTGTCGCTGATCGGGAAGGCCCGCCGCGAAGGGCTCGTGGATCTCGTCGTCCATGACCTGCGCGACCACACCCATGACCGGCACCGCACCGTCGACGACACTCCGCTGGGCGGCGGTGCCGGGATGGTGATGAAGCCCGAGCCGTGGGCGGAGGCCTTCGCCGCGGTGCGCGACCGGGGTCAGGAGGGGCTGGGGGCCGACGTCGAGCCGCTGATCGTCTTCCCCAACCCCGCCGGCACACCGTTCGTGCAGGCCACCGCCCAGGAGTGGTCGCACTGCGAGTGGATCGTCTTCGCCTGTGGCCGCTACGAGGGCATCGACGAGCGGGTCTACGAGCACCTCGCCGACGCCGGCTACGAGATCGCTCTCGCCTCGCTGGGCGACTACGTGCTCAACGGGGGAGAGGTCGCCGTCCTCGCGATGACCGAGGCCGTCGTGCGCCTGGTGCCCGGTGTCGTCGGCAACGCCGAGTCCCTGGTCGAGGAGTCCCACTCCGACGGGATGCTCGAGTACCCCCTGTACACCCGCCCCGCCGCCTGGCACGACCCAGTCGGCGTCGTGCGCGAGGCGCCCGGGATCCTGCTCTCGGGCGACCACGGCAGGATCGCCGCCTGGCGCCGCGAGCAGTCCGTGCTGCGCACAGGGCGGCGGCGCCCGGACCTGCTCGGACCGGCCGACGGGGACGGTGCCCCGGACTGA
- a CDS encoding murein hydrolase activator EnvC family protein: MAPRHLSVSAPPTPRPLLRALRIVLILLCLLTALAVPGPAGADTPRWQWPVPSPHPVIHPFDPPEDPYGPGHRGIDVGVPGAGTAVHAVEAGTVRFSGTVAGRGVVSVLHADGLISTYEPVAGSLEKGTRVRAGEVLGKIAGPGASHCEEQVCLHLGARRAQGYVDPQVLLGARGPSVLLPWAAGAQAVAGSSEPRVGIASAGSSARATTGSPVGERIALLT, from the coding sequence ATGGCTCCTCGTCACCTGTCCGTGAGCGCCCCGCCGACGCCGCGCCCCCTGCTGCGGGCGCTGCGCATCGTACTGATCCTGCTGTGCCTGCTGACCGCCCTCGCGGTCCCGGGTCCGGCAGGTGCCGACACCCCGCGCTGGCAATGGCCGGTCCCGTCGCCGCACCCGGTCATCCATCCCTTCGACCCGCCGGAGGATCCCTACGGCCCGGGCCATCGCGGCATCGATGTCGGCGTGCCCGGCGCCGGCACCGCGGTGCACGCGGTGGAGGCGGGGACGGTGCGATTCAGCGGGACCGTGGCCGGTCGCGGGGTGGTCTCGGTGCTGCACGCCGACGGGCTGATCTCGACCTACGAACCGGTCGCGGGCTCGCTCGAGAAGGGGACGCGGGTGCGCGCCGGTGAGGTGCTGGGAAAGATCGCGGGGCCTGGCGCCTCCCACTGCGAGGAGCAGGTCTGCCTGCACCTGGGGGCACGCAGGGCCCAGGGGTACGTGGATCCTCAGGTGCTGCTCGGGGCCCGGGGTCCCAGCGTGCTGCTGCCGTGGGCTGCAGGTGCGCAAGCGGTGGCCGGGAGCTCGGAGCCGCGAGTCGGGATCGCGTCGGCGGGATCCTCCGCACGCGCGACGACGGGGTCGCCAGTGGGCGAGCGGATCGCACTGCTGACGTGA
- the lepB gene encoding signal peptidase I encodes MNASDDSRRAVSDSEDAAPEENAPSRHRSSERPRRPRMPLWLDTVVTMVIALIIAVLVKTFLIQPFYIPSASMNPTLLEDDKILVSKLTPGVFDLHRGDVVVFEDPDNWIPGDATEDPTPRVRVMMVLSLVGLAPDPSQDHLVKRLIGLPGDHVVCAEQGAALTVNGVELDEPYTNQATSPCQVAFDVTVPEDRVWVMGDNRHASADSAWHESQGENGFVPEENITGKAEAVFWPASRWSGLGEGRDSFADVPDQP; translated from the coding sequence ATGAACGCGTCCGATGACTCCCGCCGTGCCGTGTCCGATTCCGAGGACGCCGCACCGGAGGAGAACGCCCCGAGCCGGCACCGCAGCTCGGAGCGCCCTCGCCGCCCGCGCATGCCGCTGTGGCTGGACACGGTGGTCACCATGGTCATCGCGCTGATCATCGCGGTGCTGGTCAAGACCTTCCTGATCCAGCCGTTCTACATCCCGTCGGCGTCGATGAACCCGACGCTGCTCGAGGACGACAAGATCCTGGTCTCCAAGCTGACCCCGGGGGTGTTCGACCTGCATCGCGGCGACGTCGTCGTCTTCGAGGACCCGGACAACTGGATCCCGGGTGACGCGACCGAGGACCCCACTCCGCGGGTGAGGGTGATGATGGTGCTCAGCCTCGTCGGCCTCGCCCCGGATCCCTCACAGGACCATCTGGTCAAGCGGCTGATCGGTCTGCCCGGCGACCACGTCGTGTGCGCGGAGCAGGGCGCGGCGCTGACGGTCAACGGCGTCGAGCTCGACGAGCCCTACACCAATCAGGCCACCTCCCCGTGCCAGGTCGCCTTCGACGTCACCGTGCCCGAGGACCGGGTCTGGGTGATGGGCGACAACCGCCATGCCTCCGCGGACTCCGCGTGGCACGAGTCGCAGGGGGAGAACGGGTTCGTCCCCGAGGAGAACATCACCGGCAAGGCCGAGGCCGTCTTCTGGCCCGCCTCACGGTGGAGCGGCCTCGGCGAGGGCCGCGACAGCTTCGCCGACGTGCCCGATCAGCCGTGA